A window of Leishmania major strain Friedlin complete genome, chromosome 27 genomic DNA:
GAGCTCGCACGCAGCTCTctggcgaagcagcagagTCGCGTTCACTCTTCAGCCCATCAGCGTCGTCGATCGATATCCATTGTCTCCGCCGACGCCCTCGCGAAGAGCGGTGAGGCcgaagacggcgacgacaacgacacCCGCAAGCGCGCCCGTCTAGAGAAGATCGTCTCCACGCTGCTTGCGAAGAAGGCCAAGAGCAAGAGCAAGCGTAGTGTGATGGTTATCGACTGGTCCGATCTCGACtccgacgccgacggcgacaccGCGATCACTGAGGAGGATTGGGAGGAGACTGCGGTGGGCCTCAAGCGACAACGCGGCCGCCCTGCCAAGAGCCGCAGTATAGCGTTGGGGACCGAGGCGACGCTGGTGTCGTCGGCGAAGCATGTACAGAAGCCGTCCACGAAGCGCGCGGCCTCGTCCCGTAAGCGCCATGTCAGCGCAGAGCCGGAGTTGGGCGACTCACTTCTTTTTGAGGATGAGGCCGAGCAGCCGATTCTGCTTCCTCGCCGGCAGAACACACGACCGGCCCCGACTCGGTCTATCTCGCACATCGAAATGGGGGTCGACGATGACCTGCTGAGGAATGTCGCCAGCGTTGAGCGTGTGGTGCGGCGACCACCTCGTGCCACACGTGCACCGGtcacgcggcagcgccgcatccgTCTTGCATCTACTAGCACCCGCGAAGGTGCAGAGGACATGTCGTCTTTTACAGACAGCACCGCCTGGCGAGGacgtgcgccgcagccgccagccGCGACGACAGGGGGAGCGACCGGCGTCCCGCcttgccgacgccgcgggTCTGCCCCGCGCGCGGACCCCAATGATCCCATGGCCGTCTTCTTTGAGGCTGCCTTTCCGAGTCCCTCGAAGTTTGACGAGATGATGATGCAGGCTGGCGGCCTGCCAGAGACccgtcgtggcggcggtggcggcggtcgAGGACAGGGACGGCATCCCAACTTGGTGCTGCCTAGTTCCAttgggcgccgccgctgataCTTGAGCGAGTGCGTACCATCCATCTGGcgagtttgtgtgtgtgtgtgtgtgtgtcgagcAGTCTCGCGCCC
This region includes:
- a CDS encoding conserved hypothetical protein (previous protein_id=AAZ09789.1) produces the protein MTDVTSSLRPSSRQGSPVPRRQLGILPVSQRSYSRVGSKGMIGDDSPLMSPLPYYPRRRSVTFAGDQSVREERPNYNAAYSTSAPVSPARRGSPPPVSILKLNSSFPAAEEEDSGAAPAYQAAAATVSGVLDRQDRARNSPVPVRGRSNSRQRLAARRKEAQLHRSFYDDSFVEEYVLRAKTELEQEEAEQRRIQEQLRAEQERAKRAERRTSEATEKINALQHAKEVLMAATVRRHTSVTPSPQRAPAEKSKRNSSLLRELEEDPDPEVQAALKELARSSLAKQQSRVHSSAHQRRRSISIVSADALAKSGEAEDGDDNDTRKRARLEKIVSTLLAKKAKSKSKRSVMVIDWSDLDSDADGDTAITEEDWEETAVGLKRQRGRPAKSRSIALGTEATLVSSAKHVQKPSTKRAASSRKRHVSAEPELGDSLLFEDEAEQPILLPRRQNTRPAPTRSISHIEMGVDDDLLRNVASVERVVRRPPRATRAPVTRQRRIRLASTSTREGAEDMSSFTDSTAWRGRAPQPPAATTGGATGVPPCRRRGSAPRADPNDPMAVFFEAAFPSPSKFDEMMMQAGGLPETRRGGGGGGRGQGRHPNLVLPSSIGRRR